The DNA window GCTCTCAAAGCCTCTTCCAATGAGGTCACAGTCTTGTAGTTGAAAGCATGATCAAACCCAAGCTCTTTCAGGTATGACACCTTGGCATCAGTTCCAGCACAACCAACCACTTTACAGCCCTAAAGAAAGTCAAATAGAGTGGTTAAAACAAACAGGTAAACAACCAAGAGCATGCGAAGACATCTACTAATTTGTTAACCAAATATAGCACATTCAACCCTACCAAGACCCCgatctaaaaaacaaaataaaatcacaaatttgGTTTTGTCTGGGAAATACCCTCAATTAAGTCTAAAATTAAGAAAAGACAAATCATCATTAATtcagtactgtacatttacactTTCTGTTTATATGCGCATTTAATACTGTGGTTACAGCTAAGCGAGACAGCTGTGCCCACCTTGATTTTGGCAATCTGCCCGACCACAGACCCAACAGCACCCGCCGCAGCATTCACCAGAACCATTTCGCCTGGTTGAATTTGGCACACTTCCTCCAAACCATACAGAGCGGTCAACCTGAAATGCAAGAAACGTACTGCTTCATCACCATCGGACTCAGCACCGTAACGCAGCTCTACAGGCAGAACATCAGATCGGTGAaccttttccatttttgtaaAGAGATGACGCAAAGCTATTTAGATGAGTGCAAaatgaaagtttattttttaattcaataaacatttatagGGCTGCCATTCTCAGGGTTGATATGGTCAATGGTTCATTCTAAATGCAGAACAGCGGTTTTCCACTTGGGGTTAGTGCCATTAGCCGCCTTGCTAAACTGAACACATCACGGCTAACACTAGCTCGCAGAACTGGTGTTTATACATTACCCAGGCATGCCGATGGTTCCCAGGGCCAGGGACATTGGGCAGTCCTGAGGCCAGTCTGACAGTAACCGTGTAATATCTGTACCGTCCGAGAGAGTGTGAGTCCTCCAGCCATGTCTGGTAACCACGTGGGACCCAACCGGGAAGCTGGGGTTTTTACTCTGGATCACCCTGCAATGCAACAACCTGACTGGTCACAAGTGCTGATCCTTGACCGTGGGTTTCAAACTTTCCTTCACAGTGAACAGTCTCATTGCTGCTTTGACCAATATCTTCTTCTCAAATGTGTTCTCAATGTGTTCAGATGGCACTCACCACTTGTAACTGAACCACAAACTTGGACAAAACACAACCAATTCATTTGGCTTTGCCACTGAAAAAAGCCTAGGCAAACTACAGAGGAACAAGGTGACATTTGTACAATCCATTCGTTTGAAGAAGTGCATAATGGCATAATATCTTGCCATATTTACAATGGAAGAGTTGCCACCTCTACAGTTTAACatgcatttgaaaagaaaacttaTGCTTTCGCTTGTCAATGGGGCCTCTGggtttgtgttttctccttgtGAATGTAGTGGGACAGATGGCAAAACAAGATGTGCATTTtctcaagaaaaaaagtaatatgtGCTGCcttgaataaacaaattattttatttggaaaattatgaaaaagcaCAATATTGTGTCAACAAAAGAAACAGCAAGCACAATGTGCCCCTTATTGTCATTGCTTAAATAGCGTCTTACTTGGCAATTTGAGTCCCGATCATCACATCACCTTCTTTCATGCGTGCTCTGCTGTATGGCctatgaaatgaaatacattattcataAGTCACATTAGCGCCAGTTTACTGGCAGTGCAAATATACCAGTGGAAGCTGTACTTGCCATTTCAGATGCTCCTACATGAACTGGGAGATCATGAGTTAATCTGGAGATTTTAAGAATTCGTGCAGTTCCTGTAGTACAGGCTGTTGCCAGTTTTTTCCCATTGAAATGGTCCTTAAATGACCGTCCTGTGCCTGAGGACCTCAAATATTAGCTTGCTGTGTCAAAAATATCATTTGACACAGCAAGCCTTTATAAATTCAGAAACCCATTATAAGCTGCAATGACAATATCCATTTAACACACTAGTACACAGACGCTTAACCTACAGTACACCAgcatacaaatatttaatcattaGAAGACCCCAATATTACCAGTGATGTGAAAACCAGacaagctttatttttttatgaaaatattggtAGTCAAGTGTTAATTTTTTGGGTGTTGCAAAAGTTAAATTTATTAagcatgaaaatgaaagcttttcTTTTTGGTGAGAGGGAACATCCTTTCCATTTAGTAGAGGGCCCTATTGGACCACAGTTCCCAGTTGAGAATAGCTGCTGCAGCCAAAATGAATATCGTCTCTCCCTGGTTTTCCAATAGCTCCAAATACACACCTCATGTAAGGATCAACGCTGAGAAAAACAGCCTCGAGAAGAACCTCTGAAATAGACAAAATTTAGCCTGTTAAGCTCTTATTTAGCGGACTCTCTCTTACGACATGGGGCAAAATACATTAACCCTGTACATTTCATTTAGCATGCAAGTGGCAAAATCAAAAGACGTATTTGTCAACAACCTGTCCAATAGCAGTTCTAAAAAGCCATCGCAAATTCTGAAGGTCAGTGAAGTTACCAGTACCTCCATCTTTGGGCTCGGGGACCTGTTGCACTCGGAGCTCAAAGTCACTGTCCTTGGGGAAGCCCTCAAAGTGTTTCCGAAGAATCCAGGTCTTTGCTTGAACCATTGTACGTTGCTTCACACAGCTGAGAAGGTATGGAAAGAAAATAAGGTTAATATTATAAGTTGTAGCCAAAGAATACATTTGTTATCTATAACTTGCTTCTACAAGGAAACAGCTCCTTGAAAACAATTgagtcaatttaattttaagtgaaataaataaacctttactgtagtaaaaatgtttacattgatattattaaatcaaacatttgtgaaatgtgaattCCAGGAAaatttaatcttaaaataagGCAGTTTGAAAAGAATAGAATTTCTCCAGTCACTCCTATTGGTCTAGGCTTGCACCGTATTCCCCAGAATGGATGTCATTGTTGATagtgaaaacagaaatgtggtgataattcatttaaatcattCTGTAACCACAAAAAAACTAGCAACCCGGTAACAACCCGACAAATAAATGGGTGAGGATAACATGGTTGCACGTTTCGGCTAAAAAATGGACTGCTGCACAGTGCAAACATAACTTAATATATGTTTAATGCTTCTGACACAATGTGATATTGTAATCACTTGATAATCATTTAACTTATACCTATAGCCTACGTAgtccacaacaaaaacagatagAAACAGCGGGTAAATCACGGCGACGCTGATGTTGGCTGTatgtgtgatgttctgtgtaaggacccacacgcagaccagggaaatccaaaaaacgttgtctttaatcagtgcgaagttcgaagccaggtgatcagagagagggcggtgccgaatcgagtttccaaaagaatagtaaaaagacaggcaaaaagtcaaaaaccaggagatcagaaatagcgaaggtacaaaggggcaggcaaaagagaagtcaaagaaaagcgaaggtcgaaccagaagcaaacaaaaccaaaaggggcaggcaaactcgaagtcgggcaaaggggtgtcgcaggaatctcaataaacaaaggcttacaaataatcggcacaatgaatatgatcatcGTTCTGACAcgaaacaagtggaaaagactgacatttatacactggggaagataacaatcaaggaggggttaagtgagtgagggaggagtaacaaacaacatccaggtgaagaacattaggaaaactaattaaatgacaggggactgacaaaacgcggactggaatcacatagacaacaatgataatagacggcctgggtgaagcaggtaaaacacgtgcagagagagagaggtgcagtcagagcaagagacaggtgcaagcaattgcagaactcagcgttagagcaggctagaaagaaaaggggcggagctacagcgcagcatggaaaaggggagactggttaatgtattagtatagtgatctaaactatcaaaaacccaaaactagtgtgtgttagtccattagtaatattcacatgttagtatattagtgaggttagtactttacaatctataagttagtagggattagtagaaattagtaaaactagaaatcagcaggaagaaagtaaagcgagactggaaagaaggggggaaaccacgaaaacccggaaccacccgaatagtgaaatcacacaagtacaggggagtgaagcagctcagggaacacagacacagagacagtactggggagacaagtgaccgggaaatacagactacaacagtatGGTCATGCACCTGAACTGAGGAGCATTAATGGTGTGGACTGAGTGGTTATATGATTTTGCTGCCACGTTAGACAACTGGACTTTGTTCATACGTCTAACTCCAATCGCCTTAccattaaaatgacttttataTGTCGATAGTAGCTGTCTGTGTAATTACTGAATTGCTACTCAATGGTTCACTGAGTGATTAAGTTAtaacagggttcatacactttttcaccaatgattttcaatgacttttccatgacttctccacaacctttaactgaatttccatgaccaaaacaaatgactttatctcagcgggacgatttaaaattatttattgtaacactaagtaaaattaggtctgcatctgaaacatatggtgcctctctaaaacaaacaccagacagacacacttagatacattctctcatattttaattcgaatagtttaacatttttgtcaatgtctcaaacagggctcgcaATTGCGACCGTTTTGGTCGCATATTCTCCAGAAAtgtaatctgtgcgacctcgaaatataattgggagcatttgtgcgagtgcaaataattgttctggtgcgacctttttttttttctttttccagtcgaacgtctctttctctgtacattcgctagttagtacagtCAGTATgtcccttgtgagctgacggtgacccttctaaagccgggcacccaccgcacgcgtcgcgtaagcgtcgcgtaaacagcagggcgaagcagcacggcgcgacgcgtagggtgtctccactggttccgtttgtgtcgcgcaaaggcttgcgtaaaagctatatattcctagtagctctcgcagtctgcagtgggcttacatcgtgtatttcatgtttgttcaggactgttgattatgggttaagtgaatactttggtgagagacctttttcagtttgttaatttggtaatatttcgttaactcgtaaatacgtgagaaagtaaacgctttcaagaattaccataaacttaaatcgcaacgtagcctgcataacaatcaatctcaaactgtattaatttatttgcttggttaacaagcgtgccaatttcatgaagaatatgtaatgatcataataataataaataatccgtaatcaaccattgggaattcccgtgttgtcttgtcattcacgtcaaaacatttataggatcatatttagtaaaatcagctaatcatgaaaaagacagtaacagtttaatcttgaagagatatgaacaccacaacgccatgaacaccggaagctttgaagtacaagtgcaataaaggcttgcttacaacttcatttataaaataggtgcattttcatcgacaagaccactaaataatctgatttttttaaagctctgtggattatctgatttttattaacaagccctttttgaaagcacggcgaacgaagacatcggagaagtcaaataggctgagcaatggttggttaaaaactatcttccaatactcgagctaacaaaccgctgctcggtgcattccctTCTACGTCACTCAATagcctacgtctttctgtggtgtattttcaaatttaccccaccccctccgcaaaataagacagcgaaactaagtttgcctttcccccaggttccagttatttatttatttttacaaaacgaaaaggcttgtattttttttagctgcttaaaaatatctgggaggtaactagggacacacccccagtaatataagaatgaaatataaatcagagcatgtatacctagcattttagagcatatttctgtgtataaacaggccaacgtgacgcgcgacaagccgaaaaaatagaacagaagcgaaaaactacgcttcagttcgcttgtgtcgcgcgagcttcgcagccggtacgcgacgcgttcgcatctggtggagacgacgtcgcccgctgccgttgtaataacagaacttcaactacgcttcagttacgcgcgtaatacgcgcgtagtgcgctcgcggccgatacgcgtgcggtgggtgcccggctttacgcgacgcttacgcgacgcgtgcggtgggtgcccggcttgagccagaccgaattaacttctcacaccaccaaaataccgcgaaggttacgtgccaatttacgttttattactatacatactatttttatgattggattaattagtaattatattttatgcaactttagctatatttacattacttttccaaaacttttcaaaaaatattattttccataacttttccagggcctggaaattgcattttaaatttcaatgaccaggtttttcatgaccgtacgaatcCTGTTATAACAGAGGTGCCGTCTCCGAAAAGACTCGATGTGggtgaatgtttttcttttagccCAGCAAAAAAacgcacatttttaaaaattacttttgGCTAACGTTACACTCCATTGCATTGGTTGAAGAAAAGGAACTGCAGCGTGCACCACTTCGCACGCAACAGGAACGCTCAATAGCCTACCACACATCGTTACTTAACCATTTATTCTCAGATTTAGACTTAGTAGTTTAATACAGTACACAAGAAGTAGGCCTATCATAACTTCGTATCGTTGAATACATGTATTCCTTAACGGGTAAAGTCAATTAGGGAATTGTGTGAAGCTTACTTGTGCCCGTTTCCAGTAACCGCTCGTATGTCCAGTGCACTTCCTGGCTGTGCCAGCGAGAGACAGCGTTGCCAGACCCCTCCCACAAAATGTCGCCAGACGCACAATAAAAAAGTCTCAGTAAC is part of the Anguilla anguilla isolate fAngAng1 chromosome 7, fAngAng1.pri, whole genome shotgun sequence genome and encodes:
- the LOC118231914 gene encoding prostaglandin reductase 1-like → MVQAKTWILRKHFEGFPKDSDFELRVQQVPEPKDGEVLLEAVFLSVDPYMRPYSRARMKEGDVMIGTQIAKVIQSKNPSFPVGSHVVTRHGWRTHTLSDGTDITRLLSDWPQDCPMSLALGTIGMPGLTALYGLEEVCQIQPGEMVLVNAAAGAVGSVVGQIAKIKGCKVVGCAGTDAKVSYLKELGFDHAFNYKTVTSLEEALRAASPDGYDCYFDNVGGPFSSVAIPQMKQFGRIAVCGSISLYNDSTPQTGPFVQQHMVFKQLKMEGFIVGRWEHKSAESLPRLISWMKEGKLKCQEHITTGFENMPAAFMGMLKGDNIGKAIIKI